A genomic segment from Microbulbifer elongatus encodes:
- a CDS encoding DUF488 domain-containing protein — MQIETCRIYEDGTTGGYRVLVDRLWPRGISKEEANLDDHWKSLAPSDELRQWFDHDPEKWGSFRKKYLSELKQNKDEVKAQLEEVSGEPLVLLYGAKDEEHNHARVLKEYIEKLNFE; from the coding sequence ATGCAGATTGAAACGTGTCGCATATACGAAGACGGGACTACCGGGGGCTATCGCGTCCTGGTAGACCGCTTGTGGCCGCGTGGGATCTCCAAGGAGGAGGCGAATCTGGATGATCACTGGAAGAGCCTGGCGCCCAGCGATGAACTCCGGCAGTGGTTCGACCACGATCCCGAGAAATGGGGAAGCTTTCGGAAAAAATATCTCTCTGAATTAAAACAGAATAAAGACGAAGTCAAAGCGCAATTGGAAGAAGTTTCCGGTGAGCCGCTGGTACTGCTCTACGGTGCCAAGGATGAAGAACATAATCACGCGCGTGTACTGAAAGAGTATATTGAGAAGCTTAATTTTGAGTAA
- a CDS encoding TonB-dependent receptor, translated as MNHLFRGKFPVSILATLIAASAAPAVAQTAPEDIEEVIVTAQKRSQSIVDVPVTISSLDGDTLEALGIDRFDTLSDMVPGLVVQQQSVNNNGYVIRGLTSDDGSAPGAARVSVYLNGTDVSRSRASYFEVYDMERIEVVKGPQATLFGTAASIGAMSFITAKPQQEFASSLTVAAGNFDMQKVEGMVTGGNDTVQGRVAFTSRERAGYVKNTSDEADLNGYERQAFRPSLRITPSDDLTIDLVYNHDEATDPGTAFVSRELLFTDNAALSVPDNNVLGMNDVGVDRTVSDFNATVSWDLNDQLALTYIGAQRDYDSLEAFDADGTGFEMLNFSEDATGDQTSHELRLNFSGDKINGFVGASYFAESAQQSVGYASDEGTFLSCSGGLAAAGIAGCNADTTALLTGGAVSELLYESEFTNTADNSNLNLFADVAYQISPRLEATAGVRLVQEERESGYVSTLPNSMLLAALGIDSDLFFGLLPNTDGILIQGDTDNSAVLPRFNLLYSVSDNMNVYGTVSRGERSEIVDMSSGSESILPSEEIDNYELGIKGRLGDTPLDYTLAAFYQNYENFQVNVVDQESGQSRTENAGSATNTGLEAELRWYPTDQLQVLANAAWIDAGIDDDSGNGTYAGNQFRLQPELTAALGYVYERPINSALLFTSSGNWSYRSSVYFDIANQYEEDAVDLLSLRAGIAASDRNWALTLAASNLLDEEYIMDAGNTGGAFGFPTYIEGAPRMVSVEFNKRFGAF; from the coding sequence ATGAATCATCTTTTCCGGGGGAAATTTCCCGTTTCCATCCTCGCTACCCTGATCGCGGCCTCTGCCGCGCCTGCAGTGGCGCAGACCGCGCCGGAAGACATCGAGGAAGTGATTGTCACCGCGCAAAAGCGCTCCCAGTCCATCGTGGACGTGCCGGTAACCATCAGCAGCCTGGATGGGGATACCCTGGAAGCGCTGGGTATCGACCGCTTCGACACCCTGTCGGATATGGTGCCCGGCCTGGTGGTGCAGCAGCAGAGCGTCAACAACAACGGCTATGTGATCCGCGGTCTCACCTCGGACGACGGCAGCGCGCCAGGTGCCGCGCGGGTTTCGGTGTACCTGAACGGCACCGATGTGTCGCGCTCCCGCGCCTCCTACTTTGAGGTGTACGACATGGAGCGTATCGAGGTGGTGAAGGGCCCTCAGGCCACCCTGTTCGGCACCGCGGCCTCCATCGGCGCCATGAGTTTTATCACCGCAAAGCCCCAGCAGGAATTCGCCTCGTCCCTGACGGTGGCAGCGGGCAACTTCGACATGCAGAAAGTCGAGGGCATGGTGACCGGCGGTAATGACACGGTCCAGGGGCGCGTGGCCTTTACCAGCCGCGAGCGCGCCGGGTACGTGAAAAATACCAGCGACGAGGCAGATCTGAATGGCTATGAACGCCAGGCGTTTCGCCCGAGCCTGCGCATCACCCCCAGCGACGATCTGACCATTGACCTGGTCTACAACCACGATGAAGCCACCGATCCCGGTACTGCGTTTGTCAGCCGCGAGCTGCTGTTCACCGACAACGCCGCCCTCAGTGTGCCGGACAATAACGTACTGGGCATGAACGACGTGGGTGTGGACCGCACCGTAAGCGATTTCAATGCGACGGTCAGCTGGGACCTGAACGACCAGCTCGCGCTCACCTATATCGGCGCACAGCGCGATTACGACTCTCTGGAAGCCTTCGACGCTGACGGCACCGGGTTTGAGATGCTGAACTTTTCCGAAGACGCCACCGGTGACCAGACCAGCCACGAACTGCGCCTGAATTTCAGCGGTGACAAGATCAACGGCTTTGTCGGCGCCAGCTATTTCGCAGAAAGCGCGCAGCAATCGGTGGGTTACGCCAGTGACGAAGGCACCTTCCTGAGCTGTTCCGGCGGTCTCGCCGCGGCTGGCATTGCCGGCTGCAACGCCGATACTACCGCCCTGCTCACTGGTGGCGCAGTATCTGAGCTGCTGTATGAAAGCGAGTTCACCAACACCGCCGACAACAGCAACCTCAACCTGTTCGCGGACGTCGCCTATCAGATCAGCCCGCGTCTCGAGGCCACCGCCGGCGTACGACTGGTGCAGGAAGAGCGCGAGTCCGGTTATGTCAGCACCCTGCCCAATTCCATGCTGCTCGCAGCTCTGGGCATCGACAGCGACCTTTTCTTCGGCCTGCTGCCCAACACCGATGGCATCCTCATTCAGGGGGATACCGACAACTCCGCCGTGCTGCCGCGCTTCAACCTGCTCTACAGCGTCAGCGACAACATGAATGTTTACGGCACCGTATCCCGCGGCGAGCGCTCTGAAATTGTGGATATGTCCTCCGGTAGCGAAAGCATTCTGCCTTCAGAGGAGATCGACAACTACGAGCTGGGTATCAAGGGGCGCCTGGGCGATACACCACTGGATTACACCCTGGCGGCTTTCTACCAGAATTACGAAAATTTCCAGGTCAACGTGGTGGATCAGGAAAGCGGCCAGAGCCGCACGGAAAATGCGGGCTCCGCGACCAACACCGGTCTGGAAGCGGAACTGCGCTGGTACCCCACCGATCAGCTGCAGGTCCTGGCCAACGCCGCGTGGATTGATGCGGGTATTGATGACGATTCCGGCAACGGGACCTATGCGGGCAACCAGTTCCGCCTGCAGCCGGAGCTGACCGCCGCACTGGGTTACGTGTATGAAAGACCGATCAATAGCGCACTGCTGTTCACCAGCAGCGGCAACTGGAGTTATCGCTCTTCCGTCTACTTCGATATCGCCAATCAGTACGAAGAAGATGCAGTGGATCTGCTGAGTCTGCGCGCGGGCATTGCCGCCAGTGATCGCAACTGGGCACTTACGCTGGCGGCCAGCAATCTGCTGGACGAGGAGTACATCATGGACGCGGGTAATACCGGCGGCGCCTTCGGCTTCCCCACCTACATCGAGGGTGCACCCCGTATGGTCAGTGTGGAATTCAACAAGCGTTTCGGCGCATTCTGA
- a CDS encoding alkaline phosphatase D family protein, which translates to MTNLKRRSFIKAALATTGSVAVSTPLQAMSRPELPSNISFDYGVASGDPLHDAVILWTRATPLDANPTGPIKITWELAEDAGFTRVLRAGTVETNLARDYTAKVDVRGLKPDTRYYYRFSGASEQSPVGRTKTLPEHGVDQVKLAIFSCSNYPAGYFNVYQLAAQADDWDAVLHLGDYIYEYGDGGYATQNAAKIGRALPQDNSGEILTLTDYRKRYALYRTDAGLQALHAAAPFIAVWDDHEVTNDTWKDGAENHSADEGDFYSRRAAAVQAYYEWLPIRPPMGETNPQIYRSFQFGDLLDLHMLDTRVIGRDQQLQFANYMDEKGNFDTRAFSLDVASPSRTLLGEEQRKWLRKTLARSNGHWQVLGQQVLMGRMHLPVELMTSFYRGGDKNLTAELIGLKAASLRGEQLSEQQLQRLQNAVPYNLDAWDGYAVERETLYQQVREQGKNLVVVAGDTHNAWYNHLKDNDGRMVGLEFGTPSVTSPGMETYLKLDERSAKELARGMSVLVDDLQYCNLHQRGFMALTFRRDGVEAEWKYIDNIDSTEFAEVDSHRVTHKLV; encoded by the coding sequence GTGACTAATCTCAAGCGCCGCAGCTTTATCAAGGCTGCGTTGGCCACTACCGGCAGTGTTGCCGTATCCACACCACTGCAGGCCATGAGCCGGCCGGAATTACCGTCCAACATTTCCTTTGATTACGGCGTGGCCAGTGGTGATCCCCTGCACGACGCGGTGATCTTATGGACGCGGGCGACACCGCTGGATGCCAATCCCACCGGTCCGATAAAAATTACCTGGGAGCTGGCGGAAGACGCGGGCTTTACCCGCGTACTGCGTGCCGGCACCGTGGAAACCAACCTGGCCCGGGACTATACCGCCAAGGTGGATGTGCGCGGCCTAAAGCCGGATACCCGTTATTACTATCGCTTTAGCGGTGCTAGTGAACAGAGCCCGGTCGGTCGCACCAAAACTCTGCCGGAGCACGGTGTCGACCAGGTAAAACTGGCGATTTTCTCCTGCTCAAATTATCCCGCGGGCTATTTCAATGTGTATCAGCTGGCCGCCCAGGCGGATGACTGGGATGCGGTACTGCACCTTGGTGATTACATCTACGAATACGGCGATGGCGGCTACGCCACGCAGAACGCCGCAAAGATCGGCCGCGCGCTGCCGCAAGACAACAGCGGCGAGATCCTGACGCTGACGGATTACCGCAAACGCTACGCACTCTATCGCACCGATGCCGGCCTGCAGGCACTGCACGCCGCCGCGCCGTTTATTGCGGTGTGGGACGACCACGAGGTGACCAACGACACCTGGAAAGACGGTGCCGAAAACCACAGTGCCGATGAAGGGGATTTCTATTCCCGCCGCGCTGCCGCGGTGCAGGCGTACTACGAGTGGTTGCCCATCCGCCCACCCATGGGTGAGACCAATCCCCAGATTTACCGCAGCTTCCAGTTTGGTGATCTGCTGGATCTGCATATGCTGGACACCCGGGTGATCGGTCGCGATCAGCAATTGCAGTTTGCCAACTACATGGACGAGAAAGGGAATTTTGATACCCGCGCATTCAGTCTGGATGTGGCGAGTCCAAGCCGCACCCTGTTGGGGGAGGAACAGCGCAAATGGCTGCGCAAGACACTGGCCCGGTCCAATGGGCACTGGCAGGTACTGGGCCAGCAGGTACTGATGGGCCGTATGCATTTGCCGGTGGAGCTGATGACCAGCTTCTACCGTGGCGGAGACAAAAACCTGACCGCGGAGCTGATTGGACTGAAAGCCGCAAGCCTGCGCGGTGAGCAGCTCAGCGAACAGCAGCTACAGCGTTTACAGAATGCGGTGCCCTACAACCTCGATGCCTGGGACGGCTATGCGGTAGAGCGGGAAACCCTGTACCAGCAGGTGCGCGAGCAGGGTAAGAATCTGGTAGTGGTCGCGGGGGATACGCACAACGCCTGGTATAACCACCTGAAAGACAACGATGGCCGCATGGTGGGCCTCGAGTTCGGAACCCCCAGCGTGACTTCGCCGGGTATGGAAACCTATCTGAAACTGGATGAACGGTCCGCGAAAGAGCTGGCGCGGGGCATGTCGGTGCTGGTGGATGATCTGCAGTACTGCAACCTGCACCAGCGGGGTTTTATGGCGCTCACCTTCCGCCGCGATGGTGTCGAGGCGGAGTGGAAATATATCGACAATATCGACAGCACCGAGTTTGCCGAGGTCGACAGCCACCGGGTGACACACAAACTGGTGTAG